A single Filimonas effusa DNA region contains:
- a CDS encoding DUF5000 domain-containing lipoprotein, with product MNKLLQTTHRPLFTLAALVILFLAACKKKDGYNDIVSDDLSKPGIVTDVKVSNFSGGAYITYKLPVSSNILYVQAEYNINDNTKRQTKSSYYSDTIKVSGFALSKDYKVTLHTVSRASVQSDSVVVTVHPETPPYLKLVPTVKINRDFGGVNIVCKNPDKASIGVIVITTDSYDKQQIVQQTYTDLDSINFSVRGYDTLARRFGVYFTDQWGNISDTTFATITPIYETLVPKSKFNAYVLPSDAPTGFGWTINNLWNNNIKTPGYHTTQPITPLVWPAVITFDMGQSAKLSRYTIWNRGLDYDGVYYQWTAGAPKTWVIWGRNDTPVNEVMPTGVSMPAVGEKTPNGWINLGSFVCPDKPSGLGAGQYTASDLALWDAGFSFNFNLSLPKVRYLRFQCLSNWSETNNYFNITELSFWGDVR from the coding sequence ATGAATAAATTACTTCAGACAACACACAGACCGTTATTTACACTTGCGGCCCTGGTGATCCTTTTTCTTGCGGCCTGCAAGAAAAAAGACGGATACAATGATATTGTATCTGACGATCTTAGCAAACCCGGCATAGTTACCGACGTTAAAGTCAGCAATTTCAGCGGTGGCGCTTATATTACCTACAAGCTGCCCGTTTCTTCCAACATCCTTTATGTGCAGGCTGAGTATAATATCAATGACAATACAAAGCGGCAAACCAAGTCATCTTATTACTCAGATACTATTAAAGTCAGCGGTTTTGCACTCAGCAAAGATTACAAGGTAACCCTGCATACCGTTTCCAGGGCCAGCGTACAATCGGACTCCGTTGTGGTAACGGTACACCCCGAGACGCCACCCTATTTAAAGCTGGTTCCTACCGTAAAAATCAACAGAGATTTTGGCGGTGTAAATATCGTTTGTAAGAACCCGGACAAAGCGAGTATAGGTGTCATTGTCATCACCACAGATAGCTATGACAAGCAGCAAATCGTTCAACAAACCTATACCGACCTTGATTCCATCAATTTCAGTGTAAGAGGCTATGATACGCTGGCCCGGCGATTTGGGGTTTACTTTACAGACCAATGGGGTAACATATCGGATACTACTTTTGCTACCATTACTCCTATTTACGAAACACTGGTACCCAAATCGAAATTCAATGCTTACGTATTGCCATCGGATGCACCTACAGGCTTTGGATGGACCATCAACAACTTATGGAACAACAATATCAAAACACCAGGCTACCACACTACCCAACCCATAACACCGCTCGTTTGGCCTGCAGTTATCACTTTTGATATGGGGCAGTCAGCCAAACTCAGCCGGTATACCATCTGGAACAGGGGTCTCGACTATGATGGCGTTTATTATCAATGGACAGCGGGTGCTCCCAAAACCTGGGTAATATGGGGAAGGAATGATACGCCGGTAAACGAAGTAATGCCTACAGGGGTGAGCATGCCTGCAGTGGGAGAAAAGACACCGAACGGATGGATCAATCTTGGCTCATTTGTATGTCCTGATAAACCATCGGGATTAGGTGCAGGGCAGTACACTGCCTCCGATCTTGCGCTATGGGATGCCGGCTTCAGTTTCAATTTCAATCTTTCGCTCCCGAAAGTGCGCTACCTGCGCTTTCAATGCCTGAGCAACTGGTCTGAAACAAATAATTATTTCAACATAACAGAATTAAGTTTCTGGGGTGATGTCAGATAA
- a CDS encoding RagB/SusD family nutrient uptake outer membrane protein, with protein MKKIISIIAAVVILSDITSCRKYLDVVPDDIATLESAFANANETTAYLFGCYSTLQSLADIRGNAGFTGSAEIMYPFPLSDENMLGGAGGNAGFRIMRGLQNRLSPIQNFWDGENQGKNMWQAIRRCNIFLENVNKPLDLPGFKKVRMIAEAKFLKAYYHYWLLRMYGPIPIMDVTMPIDASTEQVRVSRQPVDSVFSYVTKLIDEASVDLPSVIQESASEAGRITSVIALCVKAEVLATQASPLFNGNPDVTSLKNKNGTALFSSAYDASKWEKALTACEVAVDAADKAGISLYQFRTPGNIVHLSDSTRELLALQGTVTDSWNTEQIWTLNPYFGFQNMCTPVVSADAATQLFGISSHFAVPLAMSELFYTSNGVPINEDKTWDYQGRYKIQYGDSAHMSYLKLGFPTAKGNFSRERRYYADVAFNGSLWFGSGVTDDRISNYVNAINGYAYPPDKLRFNATGYWPRKLVPYQTTYSSNSVIQNYSWPFMRLTGLWLLYAECMNEVHGPSSDAYLWVNKVRARAGLKTIQDAWTSYSNNPGKYTTKEGFRQIIHQERRIELAFEGQSGWDLRRWKELQTVLSTPVQGWNIYQKTAENYYQLNLVFQPVFSLKDYFFPIKENDLIVNPNLVQNLYW; from the coding sequence ATGAAGAAAATAATATCAATAATAGCGGCCGTAGTTATATTATCCGATATAACTTCCTGTCGCAAATACCTGGATGTAGTACCCGACGACATCGCCACTCTGGAAAGTGCTTTTGCCAATGCCAATGAGACAACCGCTTACCTGTTTGGTTGTTACTCAACACTGCAGTCCCTTGCGGATATCCGCGGTAATGCAGGATTTACGGGATCAGCGGAAATCATGTATCCTTTTCCCCTGTCTGATGAAAACATGCTGGGAGGCGCTGGCGGAAATGCAGGGTTCAGGATCATGCGTGGGTTACAGAACCGCCTCTCTCCTATTCAAAACTTCTGGGATGGTGAAAACCAGGGAAAGAATATGTGGCAAGCAATAAGACGCTGCAATATCTTTCTAGAGAATGTCAATAAACCTTTAGACCTGCCGGGATTCAAGAAAGTAAGGATGATTGCCGAAGCAAAGTTTCTTAAGGCCTATTATCACTACTGGCTGCTTCGCATGTATGGTCCTATTCCTATCATGGACGTAACGATGCCTATCGATGCTTCTACGGAACAAGTAAGGGTTTCGCGCCAGCCAGTTGATTCCGTGTTCAGCTATGTGACCAAACTCATTGATGAGGCAAGCGTCGATCTGCCGTCTGTTATCCAGGAATCGGCCTCGGAAGCGGGTCGTATAACATCTGTCATTGCTTTATGCGTAAAAGCAGAAGTTCTGGCAACGCAAGCCAGCCCCCTGTTTAACGGCAATCCCGATGTAACATCGTTAAAAAACAAAAATGGCACTGCGCTATTTTCCAGCGCCTACGATGCCAGCAAATGGGAGAAGGCACTCACTGCCTGTGAAGTAGCTGTAGATGCCGCCGACAAAGCAGGTATTTCTCTTTACCAATTCAGAACGCCCGGTAATATTGTACACTTAAGCGACAGTACGCGGGAATTACTGGCCCTGCAAGGCACTGTTACTGATAGCTGGAATACAGAGCAGATATGGACGCTCAACCCATACTTTGGCTTTCAGAACATGTGTACACCGGTTGTATCTGCCGATGCGGCCACTCAGCTATTTGGCATCAGCTCACATTTTGCCGTTCCTTTAGCGATGTCTGAACTATTCTACACCAGCAATGGCGTACCCATCAATGAAGACAAAACCTGGGACTACCAGGGTAGGTATAAGATTCAATATGGCGATTCAGCACATATGAGCTACCTGAAGCTCGGATTTCCTACAGCCAAAGGCAACTTCAGCAGGGAACGCAGGTACTATGCCGACGTTGCATTCAACGGCAGTCTCTGGTTTGGCTCCGGTGTTACAGATGACAGGATATCCAATTATGTTAATGCCATCAACGGGTATGCCTACCCTCCTGACAAACTCAGGTTCAATGCAACAGGCTACTGGCCGCGCAAACTTGTTCCTTATCAGACCACCTATAGTTCCAATTCCGTAATTCAGAATTACTCGTGGCCGTTTATGCGGTTAACAGGCCTCTGGCTGCTGTATGCAGAATGCATGAATGAAGTGCATGGTCCTTCTTCCGATGCGTACCTCTGGGTGAATAAAGTGCGCGCAAGAGCAGGACTCAAAACCATCCAGGACGCATGGACATCCTATTCCAACAATCCCGGTAAATACACAACCAAGGAAGGTTTCCGGCAGATCATACACCAGGAACGCAGGATAGAACTTGCTTTTGAAGGGCAAAGCGGATGGGATTTAAGGAGGTGGAAAGAATTACAGACCGTATTAAGTACACCTGTACAGGGATGGAATATTTACCAGAAGACTGCGGAAAACTATTACCAGCTAAACCTCGTATTCCAGCCTGTGTTTAGTTTGAAAGATTATTTTTTCCCTATCAAGGAGAATGATCTCATCGTGAATCCGAACCTCGTCCAAAACCTTTACTGGTAA
- a CDS encoding alpha-L-fucosidase, with protein MQRRTLLKNLGMAVPAALLAKQAGAASFLETLAGEKMAKGPFQPTWDSLRQYQVPDWFRDAKFGIWAHWGPQCQPEHGDWYAREMYMEGNHHYNFHVKKYGHPSVFGFKDVINEWKADKWNPGELLERYKKAGAKYFVALANHHDNFDLYNSRYQPAWNSVKMGPRKDLIDGWAKAAREQGLHFGVSVHAAHTWSWMETAQRADKSGPYAGIPYDGRITKAGGKGKWWNGLDPQDLYAQNHPLSENSYDNGMIHRQWNWGNGVAVPTKEYCEKFYNRTVELINKYDPDLVYFDDTALPLWPVSDAGLRIAAHMYNRSIKNKGSLQAVINGKILDEVQRQCMVWDIERGQSNEIETLPWQTDTCLGDWHYNRSVYNDKRYKSAKTVIHTLADVVSKNGNLLLSVPVRGNGTIDDEEIKIVDGITRWMEINSEAIYGTRPWKVFGEGPAMEEAAPLSAQGFNEGKGKPFGATDIRFTQKQDALYATLLGWPENGKAVIKSLAAGSSLYPKEIQRAELLGNKQALSFERTSEGLIITLPQQPPAESYAVVIKLV; from the coding sequence ATGCAAAGAAGGACACTTTTGAAAAATCTGGGCATGGCTGTTCCTGCCGCCCTACTAGCGAAGCAGGCAGGTGCTGCCAGCTTCCTGGAAACATTAGCGGGTGAGAAGATGGCAAAAGGGCCTTTCCAGCCTACCTGGGACTCACTACGCCAATACCAGGTACCGGATTGGTTCCGGGATGCCAAATTCGGGATATGGGCGCACTGGGGGCCGCAATGCCAGCCTGAACATGGCGACTGGTATGCACGCGAGATGTACATGGAAGGTAATCATCATTATAATTTCCATGTAAAGAAATATGGGCATCCTTCCGTATTTGGGTTTAAGGATGTTATCAATGAATGGAAAGCAGATAAATGGAATCCCGGCGAATTGCTGGAGCGCTATAAAAAAGCCGGCGCGAAATATTTTGTAGCGTTGGCGAACCATCATGATAATTTTGATCTTTATAACAGCCGATACCAGCCTGCCTGGAATTCGGTAAAAATGGGCCCGCGCAAAGACCTGATAGATGGCTGGGCGAAGGCGGCGCGCGAACAGGGGCTTCATTTTGGCGTAAGTGTTCATGCTGCGCACACATGGAGCTGGATGGAGACTGCCCAACGAGCCGATAAAAGCGGGCCTTATGCAGGTATACCTTATGATGGCCGTATCACAAAAGCAGGTGGTAAAGGCAAATGGTGGAATGGATTAGACCCGCAGGACTTGTATGCACAAAATCATCCGCTGAGCGAAAACAGTTATGACAACGGTATGATTCACCGGCAATGGAACTGGGGAAATGGCGTAGCAGTGCCAACGAAGGAATACTGTGAAAAATTTTATAACCGTACGGTAGAGCTTATCAACAAATATGATCCTGACCTGGTTTATTTTGATGATACGGCGTTGCCTCTCTGGCCTGTCAGCGATGCCGGCTTACGCATTGCAGCGCATATGTACAACAGGAGTATTAAAAACAAGGGTTCTTTGCAGGCTGTTATCAATGGTAAGATACTGGATGAAGTGCAGCGTCAATGTATGGTTTGGGATATAGAGCGCGGGCAGAGCAATGAAATAGAAACGCTGCCGTGGCAAACAGACACCTGCCTTGGGGACTGGCATTACAACCGGTCGGTGTATAATGACAAAAGATATAAATCGGCCAAGACTGTTATTCATACGCTGGCAGATGTGGTAAGTAAGAATGGCAATCTCCTGTTAAGCGTTCCTGTAAGGGGTAATGGCACCATCGATGATGAAGAGATAAAAATAGTGGATGGAATAACACGCTGGATGGAGATCAATAGCGAAGCTATTTATGGCACCAGGCCATGGAAGGTATTTGGTGAAGGGCCGGCTATGGAAGAAGCCGCTCCACTTAGTGCACAAGGCTTTAACGAAGGTAAAGGGAAGCCGTTTGGCGCTACAGATATCCGTTTCACGCAAAAGCAAGATGCTTTATATGCCACATTACTGGGCTGGCCCGAGAATGGGAAAGCTGTTATTAAAAGCCTGGCAGCGGGAAGTAGTCTTTATCCCAAAGAAATTCAAAGGGCAGAACTTTTAGGCAACAAACAAGCACTGTCATTTGAACGTACTTCTGAGGGTTTGATCATTACCCTTCCACAACAACCGCCTGCGGAAAGCTACGCTGTTGTCATAAAACTTGTATAA
- a CDS encoding SDR family NAD(P)-dependent oxidoreductase has protein sequence MEKSVQKLEELYSLKGLRIIVTGASGGLGLNQALMLAQCGATVFALSRTGHAKEDLPAVLPDSLHFGVLDVRDEQDIAACIKKIGDEGGIDVLVNNAGITIKKRAEELTTEEWETVHQVNVTAVFNCCRYAYPYLKASGHIGRIINIASMASSLGFSQVVPYSSSKAAVLGITRGLAVEWSADNILVNAVSPGWFPSEMSRQVMDEDRKKRILNRMPLHRFGSPDELSPIICFLSSRAASYITGQEFAVDGGALAYGF, from the coding sequence ATGGAGAAATCTGTTCAGAAACTGGAAGAATTATATTCTCTGAAAGGTTTAAGAATCATCGTTACCGGCGCCTCAGGGGGATTAGGACTCAACCAGGCGCTGATGTTGGCCCAATGCGGGGCCACTGTTTTTGCATTGAGCCGCACCGGGCATGCAAAAGAAGACTTACCCGCAGTGTTGCCGGATTCCTTGCACTTTGGAGTACTGGATGTTCGTGATGAGCAGGATATCGCAGCCTGTATAAAGAAAATAGGCGATGAAGGTGGTATCGACGTACTGGTTAATAACGCCGGAATCACTATAAAAAAAAGAGCCGAAGAGTTGACCACCGAAGAATGGGAAACGGTTCACCAGGTGAATGTAACTGCTGTATTCAATTGCTGCCGTTACGCCTATCCTTATCTGAAAGCCTCAGGCCACATAGGACGGATCATTAATATCGCCTCCATGGCCTCCTCTCTGGGATTTTCGCAGGTAGTACCCTATAGCTCCAGCAAAGCAGCTGTATTAGGTATTACACGCGGGCTCGCGGTCGAATGGAGCGCCGATAATATTCTGGTGAACGCAGTTTCGCCAGGCTGGTTCCCATCAGAGATGAGCAGGCAGGTGATGGACGAAGACCGTAAAAAACGTATTCTCAATCGCATGCCTTTACACAGGTTTGGAAGCCCGGATGAATTATCGCCCATTATCTGTTTCCTTTCTTCCCGCGCCGCATCCTATATAACCGGCCAGGAATTCGCTGTAGATGGTGGCGCGCTTGCTTATGGTTTCTGA
- a CDS encoding mandelate racemase/muconate lactonizing enzyme family protein translates to MAHSIRNVSVYTAKARLAQPISDATHTLTEISFIILRIQTAKDVIGESYLLSFQYSPQAIAGAIKDMAPMVMGEQVHDTVAVFNKLNHANEYFGQEGINRWAQAAYNIAMWDAWAKTLGQPVWKVLGSSRRQIPIYGSGGWISYTPEELIAEVSNYKSRGFRAVKIKVGKPDWKEDLERLRLVREAVGNDIGIMMDANQGMDVPSALALARAARELNIHWFEEPVNHTDFQGYQLLRTQAGISLAMGEREYSTLPLRELLSRNALDIWQPDILRLGGVEAWRESAALAAAYNIPVLPHYYKDYDIPLLCTISNGAGAESFDWIDPLIDHPLQIVNGMATPHDRPGWGFSFKDETLSEI, encoded by the coding sequence ATGGCACATTCTATCCGCAACGTTTCGGTATATACTGCTAAAGCCCGGCTTGCTCAGCCTATTTCTGACGCAACCCATACGCTTACAGAGATCTCATTCATCATTTTGCGCATCCAAACAGCAAAAGATGTTATTGGCGAGTCTTACCTCCTCAGTTTTCAATACAGTCCCCAGGCCATTGCCGGGGCCATCAAGGATATGGCTCCGATGGTTATGGGCGAGCAGGTACACGACACGGTAGCAGTGTTTAATAAGCTGAATCATGCCAACGAATATTTCGGACAGGAAGGAATTAACAGGTGGGCGCAGGCTGCCTATAATATCGCTATGTGGGATGCCTGGGCCAAAACATTGGGCCAGCCTGTCTGGAAAGTATTAGGTTCTTCCCGCAGGCAAATCCCTATTTACGGAAGCGGTGGCTGGATCTCTTATACGCCCGAAGAGTTGATTGCTGAAGTAAGCAACTATAAATCGCGTGGTTTCCGCGCTGTAAAAATAAAAGTGGGTAAACCCGACTGGAAAGAAGACCTCGAAAGACTGCGTTTGGTAAGAGAGGCCGTAGGTAACGACATTGGAATAATGATGGATGCCAACCAGGGTATGGATGTTCCTTCTGCACTGGCACTGGCAAGAGCAGCAAGAGAACTGAATATTCACTGGTTCGAAGAACCCGTAAATCATACCGACTTCCAGGGCTACCAGTTGCTGCGTACTCAGGCAGGTATTTCCCTGGCTATGGGTGAAAGAGAATACTCTACACTGCCCCTGCGCGAACTGTTATCACGTAATGCCCTTGATATCTGGCAACCCGATATATTAAGGTTGGGTGGGGTAGAAGCATGGAGAGAAAGTGCCGCCCTGGCAGCCGCTTACAATATCCCCGTATTACCGCATTACTATAAAGATTATGATATTCCACTGCTCTGCACTATTTCTAATGGAGCCGGAGCCGAGTCGTTCGACTGGATCGACCCGCTGATAGATCACCCGCTGCAAATTGTAAATGGCATGGCTACTCCGCATGATCGTCCGGGATGGGGCTTCTCTTTTAAAGATGAAACGCTTTCTGAAATCTAA
- a CDS encoding DUF4998 domain-containing protein, translating to MKSIIFQLTCFITVAGLLLSCNRKADDFRSFLENKELIYPGMVSNVKVLPGKNRLLLQWNPSPDPTITKYVVYWNNFQDSVVKQAAKEAPTDTVKCMITGLSEYAYSFFIYSYDNLGNKSVAIEVNNASVYGSIYEASLRNRYVNIAAPSVVNSENSVTLNFLVPDTINITTEIKYTATGGVEKKAYLHPDSPRITLNDYLPGTTIQYRSSYIPKRGAIDTFYATKYDAFPAIQQDVTNTYIKNAGSPMTASTMNGGRWGNLADWIVNSAVKNHDGFGGYDNVPGYGTISMEYWGTPQIVNGKVYQTFVLPPGNYNFITTVQNIDYTLQSAYIVAAAGNTVPDVANYATSLAYKKMTDNSMNNTDQSISFTLQQSTEVAIGFIATMTNSTQGVRIKAVRLKRTAL from the coding sequence ATGAAATCTATCATATTCCAGTTAACCTGTTTTATTACAGTTGCGGGATTGCTTCTGTCGTGCAACAGGAAAGCAGATGACTTCAGAAGTTTTCTTGAAAACAAAGAACTCATATATCCCGGTATGGTATCGAATGTGAAGGTACTACCCGGCAAAAACAGGCTGCTCCTGCAATGGAATCCCAGCCCCGACCCAACGATAACCAAGTATGTGGTATACTGGAATAACTTCCAGGATTCTGTTGTAAAGCAGGCCGCTAAAGAGGCTCCGACAGATACCGTTAAATGTATGATTACGGGGTTGAGTGAATATGCGTATTCTTTCTTTATTTATTCCTATGACAACCTGGGAAACAAATCAGTGGCCATAGAGGTAAACAACGCCTCGGTATACGGCAGTATTTATGAGGCAAGTCTTAGGAACCGTTATGTAAATATAGCAGCGCCTTCTGTTGTTAACTCTGAGAATTCGGTTACGCTTAATTTCCTGGTTCCGGATACGATCAATATTACTACCGAAATAAAATATACGGCTACAGGCGGAGTAGAAAAAAAAGCCTACCTGCACCCGGATAGCCCGCGAATCACTTTAAACGATTATCTTCCTGGCACTACCATTCAGTACCGTTCATCGTACATACCTAAACGCGGAGCGATCGATACCTTCTACGCTACCAAGTATGATGCGTTTCCTGCGATCCAACAGGATGTTACGAATACGTATATCAAGAATGCAGGTTCGCCCATGACAGCATCTACCATGAATGGCGGCAGGTGGGGAAACCTTGCCGACTGGATTGTTAACAGCGCGGTTAAAAACCATGATGGTTTCGGCGGTTACGATAATGTTCCGGGCTATGGCACTATTTCCATGGAATACTGGGGAACACCACAGATCGTTAACGGGAAGGTGTACCAAACCTTCGTGTTACCTCCGGGCAATTATAATTTTATCACTACCGTACAAAACATAGATTATACATTACAGTCGGCCTACATTGTGGCTGCTGCGGGCAATACTGTACCCGATGTAGCGAATTATGCCACCAGCCTGGCTTATAAAAAGATGACCGATAATTCGATGAACAATACCGACCAGTCGATTTCTTTCACATTGCAGCAAAGTACCGAGGTTGCTATAGGTTTTATAGCCACGATGACCAACAGCACCCAGGGAGTTAGAATTAAAGCGGTGCGGTTAAAACGAACTGCGCTGTAA
- a CDS encoding redoxin domain-containing protein, with the protein MKIIVVRFIGLIAACFITSVSYAQQSQEDSLFVDKCMKLAMLGTSEGQTAAANELKAYAARKNDAKGYMDAAQIAFFLGNPILSDSLMKIAAEKFPKSEAAKTVAYGTFMTTTGNAQAIEAAYHKWKAAFPEAAADPFYDAGTAKVALAYAKEKNYKSSNAWTAQLIDESEKADLELERAQVALENGDTAIAIPLMDTAATIARNIAASGKQSRIALMPFLGKYAMLLYQAKKYPAALQVMEEVYQHSPEKSIELEKNYALIMAANKRGSEILPLLSKLVKEGHGNSALLAILKDAWLQDKGSLEGYDAFVAGLRADMAKRVREGLKQQPVNEPAPPFTLKDLDNRTVALQDLKGKIVILDFWATWCGPCKKSFPAMKMAVEKYKSDPKVKFLFIDCMERVADPSEMVRKFINTNNYPFTVLFDNSKTRVAERYKVTGIPVKFIIDGNGKIRYRILGFEGGDDAAVEELSALIEMAKKAS; encoded by the coding sequence ATGAAAATAATTGTTGTAAGATTTATAGGTTTAATAGCGGCCTGCTTTATCACGAGTGTCTCGTACGCACAGCAATCTCAGGAGGATAGCCTTTTTGTTGATAAATGTATGAAGCTGGCCATGTTGGGTACGTCCGAAGGACAAACGGCGGCAGCAAACGAATTAAAAGCTTATGCGGCCAGGAAGAACGATGCTAAAGGGTATATGGATGCTGCTCAGATTGCCTTTTTCCTGGGTAATCCAATCTTGTCCGATTCTTTGATGAAGATAGCCGCTGAAAAATTCCCTAAAAGTGAGGCTGCAAAAACTGTGGCATATGGTACGTTTATGACTACTACAGGAAATGCGCAGGCAATAGAAGCAGCTTATCATAAGTGGAAAGCTGCATTTCCGGAAGCGGCGGCTGACCCTTTTTACGACGCCGGTACCGCTAAAGTGGCGCTTGCCTACGCGAAGGAAAAAAACTACAAATCAAGCAATGCTTGGACAGCCCAACTTATCGATGAATCCGAAAAGGCCGATCTCGAACTCGAGCGTGCTCAGGTTGCCCTCGAAAACGGCGATACGGCCATCGCAATCCCGCTGATGGATACTGCTGCCACCATAGCCAGGAATATTGCGGCAAGCGGTAAACAAAGCAGGATAGCGCTCATGCCATTCCTGGGTAAGTATGCAATGCTGTTATACCAGGCAAAAAAATACCCGGCTGCATTACAAGTAATGGAAGAGGTGTACCAGCATAGCCCTGAAAAAAGCATTGAATTAGAAAAAAACTACGCTTTAATCATGGCCGCTAACAAACGGGGTAGCGAAATTTTACCATTACTCTCTAAGTTGGTGAAGGAGGGACATGGCAACAGTGCATTGTTGGCTATCCTGAAAGACGCCTGGCTCCAGGATAAAGGTTCCCTTGAAGGATACGATGCATTTGTAGCCGGCTTAAGAGCCGATATGGCGAAGCGCGTGAGAGAAGGATTGAAACAGCAGCCGGTGAATGAGCCCGCCCCGCCTTTTACGCTCAAAGATCTTGATAATCGTACCGTTGCCCTGCAAGACCTGAAAGGTAAAATTGTGATTCTCGATTTTTGGGCCACCTGGTGCGGTCCCTGCAAAAAGTCTTTCCCCGCTATGAAAATGGCGGTGGAAAAATATAAGTCCGACCCCAAAGTGAAATTCCTGTTCATCGACTGTATGGAGCGTGTAGCAGATCCGTCTGAAATGGTGCGTAAGTTCATTAACACCAACAACTACCCCTTCACCGTATTATTCGATAACAGCAAAACCAGGGTAGCAGAACGTTATAAGGTAACCGGTATCCCCGTCAAATTTATAATCGACGGCAATGGTAAAATCAGGTACAGGATACTCGGCTTCGAAGGCGGTGACGACGCTGCAGTAGAAGAATTGTCGGCGTTAATTGAAATGGCGAAAAAAGCCTCCTGA
- a CDS encoding RagB/SusD family nutrient uptake outer membrane protein encodes MKLSYIKSWLAAATLAVSFSACSGNFLDVEPRGKLIAAKVDDYDQLLNNLYLVYINSNAQVPMGDELVAVEPYFTQSGYRTQRLFQWESNIYQSEDNSPELQYPMHNIYQFNKIIEEVMDATEGTDAQKRAIRAEALAGRAWTNFLLINYYGKPYNEQTAATDPGFPIITKADVTQTDFKRASVKVVYDSIVSDLTRAIPDLPVSVVSRFRMSKAAAEGVLGKVYVFMGKFTEALPLLNAALTDMNSTGMSIGLYDLKTEMATGGVYAGTSAPNVAVNKENLLGKQATSSFSRTDNSLVLSPQAAALYKDSDLRRNFYTTTATSGAAYPIAGVLRKNRFSALQFGVLVPELYLLRAECNCRTNNLAGAKQDVETLRASRMPAADVAVPDNLAAQQLPLLQFILEERIREFAVMGYRWFDMRRLSVDPLFPGLSFTHTVYSSTGTPTVYTLKPERLVLRFAPKTLSLSPGLEDNP; translated from the coding sequence ATGAAATTAAGCTATATAAAATCATGGCTGGCGGCTGCAACTCTTGCTGTTTCTTTCAGCGCCTGCTCAGGAAACTTTCTCGATGTAGAGCCCAGGGGAAAACTGATCGCTGCCAAAGTAGACGACTATGACCAGCTCTTGAATAACCTGTACCTGGTATATATCAATAGCAATGCCCAGGTGCCGATGGGCGATGAACTGGTGGCTGTCGAACCTTACTTTACACAGTCAGGTTACCGTACCCAGCGCCTTTTCCAATGGGAAAGTAATATATATCAATCAGAAGACAACTCTCCCGAATTGCAGTATCCCATGCACAACATCTACCAGTTCAATAAAATAATCGAAGAGGTCATGGATGCCACTGAAGGTACGGATGCGCAGAAACGTGCTATCCGCGCAGAAGCCCTCGCCGGAAGAGCCTGGACTAATTTCTTACTGATCAACTATTATGGCAAACCTTATAACGAACAAACTGCTGCTACTGATCCCGGGTTTCCCATTATAACAAAAGCCGACGTCACACAAACTGATTTTAAACGTGCTTCGGTTAAAGTCGTATACGATTCTATTGTAAGCGACCTTACACGCGCCATTCCTGACCTCCCTGTTTCCGTAGTTTCCCGCTTCCGCATGTCGAAAGCTGCTGCAGAAGGGGTACTCGGTAAAGTGTATGTATTTATGGGCAAATTCACAGAAGCGCTGCCTCTGCTGAATGCAGCTCTTACCGATATGAATAGTACTGGTATGTCAATAGGACTGTACGACTTGAAAACGGAGATGGCCACAGGCGGGGTTTATGCTGGCACCTCTGCTCCCAATGTTGCCGTAAATAAAGAAAATCTCCTCGGTAAACAGGCCACAAGCAGTTTCTCCCGTACTGATAATTCACTGGTGCTGAGTCCACAGGCAGCAGCATTATATAAAGACTCCGATCTCAGACGTAACTTTTATACTACCACTGCCACCTCAGGAGCAGCTTATCCTATAGCAGGTGTATTACGCAAAAACAGGTTTAGTGCCCTTCAATTCGGTGTGCTTGTTCCGGAATTATATCTGCTGCGTGCAGAATGTAATTGCAGAACAAACAACCTGGCGGGAGCAAAGCAGGATGTAGAAACGCTTCGTGCTAGTAGAATGCCGGCAGCAGATGTCGCGGTGCCCGATAACTTGGCTGCACAGCAGTTGCCGCTATTGCAATTCATTTTGGAAGAACGTATCCGCGAATTCGCAGTAATGGGTTACCGCTGGTTCGATATGCGCCGCCTTTCTGTAGATCCGCTCTTCCCCGGACTAAGCTTTACGCACACGGTATATTCTTCAACAGGCACTCCAACGGTTTATACTTTAAAGCCTGAACGTTTGGTATTGCGTTTTGCGCCCAAAACGCTTAGCCTGAGTCCAGGACTCGAAGATAATCCCTGA